Proteins co-encoded in one Rhodothermia bacterium genomic window:
- a CDS encoding caspase family protein produces the protein MYKNSLHSLFLTLFVGFLITPALELVYAQAEIPQIRSGEAVQGVLTNLDSRLQTGSFADKFTFYGQEGEEIQIDLYSSNFDTYLSLTSPSGRYVDNDDASNLKSHSQLRLVLPESGNYLVAATSYLPRKTGTYTLILSRTSQRLAQRNTTTSPMVTEDIVATKTSASSSRVFGLFIGISEYNGRATNLSYTAQDAHVVRQAMLTGLGMSSSNGLVLTDRQATETNFQRAMYQFSKEMTPNDVFILFFSGHGFRVKRSSYQAQDPDGYDETLELYDGTILDDELDVLLGMIPAKLQIVVIDACFSGGFAKDIISRPNRMGLFSSEEDLESNVAAQFKAGGYLSYLFAEGVKDGRADLNKDNIITALELSLYVQNRFQDVSSQIPASASVTDPTYISMQRLVVDRGSIRPNDVLFFK, from the coding sequence ATGTATAAAAACAGTCTGCATTCGTTGTTTTTGACACTATTTGTAGGGTTTTTGATTACACCCGCTCTCGAATTGGTTTATGCACAAGCCGAAATACCGCAAATACGATCCGGCGAAGCTGTACAAGGAGTTTTAACAAATTTGGATTCAAGACTACAAACGGGTTCTTTCGCAGATAAATTTACCTTTTACGGGCAAGAAGGGGAAGAAATTCAAATTGACCTTTACTCTTCTAATTTTGATACCTATTTGAGCCTGACCTCGCCTTCAGGTCGGTATGTTGACAACGACGACGCATCTAATTTAAAAAGCCACTCACAACTCCGATTGGTGCTACCGGAATCGGGCAATTACCTTGTAGCTGCAACCTCATATCTGCCAAGAAAAACAGGAACTTATACGCTTATTTTATCTCGCACTTCCCAGCGTTTAGCGCAACGAAACACGACGACTTCACCCATGGTTACTGAAGACATAGTGGCCACCAAGACCTCTGCATCCTCAAGCCGCGTCTTTGGGCTATTTATCGGGATAAGCGAATATAACGGTCGAGCCACAAATCTTTCTTACACTGCTCAAGATGCCCATGTGGTTCGCCAAGCCATGTTGACCGGACTGGGAATGTCGTCTTCTAATGGCTTGGTTTTAACGGATCGTCAAGCAACGGAGACCAATTTCCAACGGGCAATGTATCAATTTTCGAAGGAAATGACCCCAAATGATGTCTTTATTCTCTTCTTTTCGGGGCATGGATTTCGTGTGAAGCGGTCTTCGTATCAAGCACAAGACCCCGATGGCTACGACGAAACCCTCGAACTTTATGATGGAACCATATTAGACGATGAGTTGGACGTCCTTCTTGGTATGATTCCTGCAAAATTACAAATTGTCGTTATTGATGCTTGTTTTAGTGGTGGGTTTGCCAAAGACATCATATCGCGCCCGAACCGTATGGGGCTATTTTCTTCAGAAGAAGACTTGGAGTCGAACGTAGCTGCACAGTTTAAAGCTGGCGGCTATCTATCTTACCTTTTTGCAGAGGGTGTAAAAGATGGGCGCGCAGATCTCAACAAAGACAATATTATTACCGCTTTGGAATTGAGTCTTTATGTTCAGAACCGGTTTCAGGACGTGTCTTCACAAATTCCGGCATCGGCTTCCGTCACAGATCCAACTTACATTTCCATGCAACGGTTGGTGGTGGATCGCGGCAGTATCCGCCCAAATGATGTCTTGTTTTTTAAATAA
- a CDS encoding MaoC family dehydratase, whose protein sequence is MGRYYDELEPGQVIRHAVTKTITEGEHFLFCSITLNTQPLHIDAAFAKKSSYGRILVDGLFVLSLSVGISVGDLTSGTIVANLGYENVRHTKPVFHGDTIRVETEVLHKRPSNSRAGTGIVTFLHRAYNQEHEVVLEVTRSALMLFKPL, encoded by the coding sequence ATGGGCCGCTATTACGACGAATTAGAACCCGGGCAAGTCATCCGACATGCCGTGACTAAAACCATAACCGAAGGGGAGCATTTTTTGTTCTGCTCCATCACCTTAAATACCCAGCCGCTACATATTGATGCCGCATTTGCAAAAAAATCATCTTATGGACGCATTTTAGTGGATGGGCTTTTTGTCCTAAGCCTCTCTGTTGGGATATCGGTGGGTGATCTTACCTCTGGAACGATTGTTGCCAATTTAGGCTATGAAAACGTTCGGCATACAAAGCCTGTTTTCCATGGCGATACTATTCGGGTAGAAACCGAAGTCTTACACAAACGGCCATCCAATTCTAGGGCTGGAACCGGTATCGTAACCTTTTTGCACCGTGCCTATAACCAAGAGCATGAAGTGGTACTCGAAGTCACGAGAAGTGCGCTCATGCTTTTTAAGCCTCTATAA
- a CDS encoding lycopene cyclase domain-containing protein codes for MTYLQFHFVFIVPVIVLLWYFLPKNIPDTKGKHIFYLLWIMGIAFIYTTPWDNYLVYRGIWGYGNERVIGIIGYVPIEEYIFFLLQPILTGLFFYHVYSRNTVERPTGKTYPFIRNLGAGLWIFIALSGAYMLYFDKSTYLGLILAWAAPVLSGMWFLVGSALWDIKRTFFWSFAIPTGYLWVADRIAIGLGIWEISTTYTIGWHILGLPIEEAAFFLVTNLMCLGGLAVFMRLWEGTSSK; via the coding sequence ATGACCTACCTGCAATTCCATTTCGTCTTTATTGTTCCTGTAATAGTCTTGCTTTGGTATTTTCTGCCAAAAAATATCCCAGACACGAAAGGTAAACACATATTTTATCTACTCTGGATAATGGGAATTGCGTTTATATACACAACACCATGGGACAATTATTTGGTTTATCGTGGCATTTGGGGGTATGGAAATGAGCGTGTTATTGGCATTATTGGGTATGTTCCAATTGAAGAATACATATTTTTTCTACTTCAGCCAATTCTTACAGGTTTGTTTTTCTACCACGTTTATTCACGCAATACAGTGGAGCGCCCTACTGGAAAAACTTATCCTTTCATAAGAAATCTTGGGGCTGGTCTATGGATCTTTATCGCCCTTTCAGGTGCATATATGCTATATTTTGATAAAAGCACGTATCTGGGACTCATCTTGGCATGGGCGGCTCCTGTACTTTCTGGTATGTGGTTTTTAGTCGGATCTGCCTTATGGGACATCAAACGCACGTTTTTCTGGAGCTTCGCGATACCAACTGGATATTTATGGGTTGCTGATCGGATTGCAATTGGCTTGGGCATCTGGGAAATTTCAACCACTTATACCATTGGATGGCATATATTGGGACTTCCAATTGAAGAGGCAGCCTTCTTTCTCGTGACCAATTTAATGTGTTTGGGCGGCTTGGCGGTGTTTATGCGTCTCTGGGAAGGTACTTCCTCCAAATAG
- a CDS encoding NAD(P)/FAD-dependent oxidoreductase, which produces MKQDFDAIIVGAGHNGLITAAYLAKAGYKVGVFERRSMVGGAVSTQEIVPGYHFDLGGSAHILIRLTPIIEELELEKFGLKYVELDPVFFAPFKDNDAVFFYRSAEKTIDHLESKFPGEGEAYKRFLTDWTPFAKTVKEVFLSTPSPFELGKKFIFGKAIQGDWKKALPMILKPYGDVVDSYFKEEKIKSPMVWMAAQSGPPPTEPLNAPFLLWHPLYHEGGAARPIGGSGMLTQALQRQIEYYGGTVFVDSPVKHFIVSGKQVVGIHSQGTDYTAKAVISGTHALETFTKLLPPAAQPEQAKSLRVGNGFGAILRLALDKPIEYAAHTGVESRIALQLLCENRHEVNRAFGHYLKGEPTPNPPIVAMSFSAVDGTLAPPGGEVLWLWAQYFPYELQNGHWDDLAPAVAENILDTFEQYAPGTKASVVGSLFQHPLWLERELGLYRANVMHLEMTLDQMFMLRPMLGMSEYKTHLKGLYITGASTHPGGGIMGASGRNAARIVLKDLEKKRL; this is translated from the coding sequence ATGAAACAAGATTTTGATGCCATCATTGTTGGAGCGGGCCATAACGGCCTAATCACCGCAGCCTACTTGGCGAAAGCTGGATATAAAGTTGGTGTATTTGAGCGACGTTCGATGGTTGGCGGGGCTGTTTCTACACAAGAAATTGTTCCCGGTTATCACTTCGATTTAGGAGGAAGTGCCCACATCCTTATTAGATTAACGCCTATAATTGAAGAATTAGAATTGGAAAAATTTGGCTTGAAATACGTAGAACTTGACCCCGTATTTTTTGCTCCTTTCAAAGACAATGACGCCGTATTTTTCTACCGAAGTGCCGAAAAGACCATTGATCACTTAGAGTCTAAATTCCCCGGAGAAGGCGAGGCATATAAACGCTTTCTGACAGACTGGACGCCTTTCGCCAAAACCGTAAAAGAAGTTTTCTTAAGTACACCAAGCCCGTTTGAGTTAGGAAAGAAATTTATTTTTGGGAAAGCCATCCAAGGGGATTGGAAAAAAGCCCTGCCGATGATCCTTAAGCCTTATGGTGATGTTGTGGATAGCTACTTTAAGGAAGAGAAGATAAAATCACCGATGGTTTGGATGGCAGCTCAATCAGGCCCTCCCCCAACAGAACCTTTAAATGCCCCTTTCTTGCTGTGGCATCCCCTTTATCATGAAGGTGGAGCAGCTCGCCCTATTGGAGGGTCTGGGATGCTGACACAGGCTCTCCAGCGCCAAATTGAGTATTATGGAGGAACGGTATTTGTGGATAGCCCCGTAAAACACTTCATAGTCTCTGGTAAACAGGTTGTCGGGATTCACAGCCAAGGAACCGATTACACCGCAAAAGCAGTGATTTCTGGTACACATGCGCTGGAGACGTTTACAAAATTGCTCCCACCTGCTGCTCAGCCAGAACAAGCCAAGTCCCTCCGTGTTGGGAATGGTTTTGGCGCCATATTACGATTGGCCTTAGACAAACCCATTGAATATGCCGCTCATACTGGCGTTGAATCACGCATCGCTTTGCAACTCCTCTGTGAAAATCGGCATGAAGTAAACCGAGCTTTCGGACATTATTTAAAAGGAGAGCCTACACCCAATCCACCGATTGTTGCAATGTCATTTAGTGCGGTGGATGGTACGCTTGCGCCGCCGGGTGGTGAGGTTTTATGGCTTTGGGCACAGTATTTTCCTTATGAACTTCAAAACGGCCACTGGGATGACCTTGCGCCCGCAGTCGCCGAAAATATTTTAGACACCTTTGAGCAATATGCCCCCGGTACAAAAGCTAGTGTGGTCGGTTCGCTGTTTCAACATCCTTTATGGCTTGAACGGGAATTGGGGCTGTATCGGGCAAATGTGATGCACCTTGAAATGACCCTTGACCAGATGTTTATGTTACGCCCGATGTTAGGGATGTCCGAATACAAAACACACCTTAAGGGACTATATATAACAGGTGCAAGTACACATCCCGGTGGCGGAATTATGGGTGCTTCTGGACGTAATGCCGCCAGAATTGTACTAAAAGATTTGGAAAAAAAACGTCTTTAA
- a CDS encoding tyrosine-type recombinase/integrase, whose protein sequence is MSTPKRTIELIRNTELDVIRETANDDAHLIKLWLHDRPKNTIESYKRDVQQFLSFIDKPLKAITLHDLQQFSDALKPYADGTKKRKLYAVKSLIAFAHRLGYLVYDVGAPVRVPALKDTLSERILSEHELAHMLALEADTRNHAILRLLYSSGIRVSEMISLTWRDFTMRNNGSQIVVFGKGGKTRTIKLSNATTEELLVLKKDRTPDDPIFRSKKGGALGRIQVFRIVKKAAEKAGLWQKVSPHWMRHAHASHALDAGAPIHLVQATLGHASVATTGRYTHARPNQSSSDFLEI, encoded by the coding sequence ATGTCAACGCCAAAACGTACAATCGAACTCATTAGAAACACAGAGTTGGATGTTATTCGCGAAACCGCCAACGACGATGCCCACTTAATCAAGCTATGGCTACATGATCGTCCAAAAAATACCATAGAAAGCTACAAGCGAGACGTGCAGCAGTTTTTGTCCTTTATAGACAAACCATTAAAAGCAATAACACTCCATGACTTGCAACAATTCTCGGATGCACTGAAGCCGTATGCAGATGGAACCAAAAAAAGGAAACTCTATGCCGTAAAGAGTTTAATCGCCTTTGCACATCGCCTCGGTTATTTGGTTTATGATGTCGGCGCACCTGTCAGGGTTCCTGCGCTTAAAGACACCTTATCCGAACGAATATTAAGCGAACATGAACTTGCACATATGTTAGCTTTAGAAGCAGATACGAGGAACCATGCCATCTTGCGGCTCTTATACAGTTCGGGCATCCGTGTTTCCGAAATGATTTCGCTAACGTGGCGTGACTTTACGATGCGCAATAACGGTAGTCAGATTGTGGTTTTTGGTAAAGGTGGTAAAACACGCACCATTAAATTATCCAATGCCACAACAGAAGAATTGCTTGTACTAAAAAAAGATAGAACCCCCGATGATCCTATTTTTAGGAGCAAAAAAGGCGGAGCGCTTGGTCGGATTCAGGTTTTTAGAATCGTAAAAAAAGCCGCCGAAAAAGCGGGTCTTTGGCAAAAAGTAAGCCCACATTGGATGAGACATGCCCATGCAAGCCACGCTTTAGACGCCGGAGCACCCATACATTTGGTACAAGCCACATTGGGCCATGCTTCAGTTGCAACAACAGGACGCTATACCCACGCAAGACCCAATCAAAGTTCTTCGGATTTTTTGGAGATATAA
- the scpA gene encoding methylmalonyl-CoA mutase codes for MRPNFSTLAYKPVVVDYSGTTEQAETPEGIQIKAAFGPEDLQNLKHLEFAAGIPPYLRGPYATMYVNQPWTIRQYAGFSTAEESNAFYRRNLAAGQKGLSVAFDLATHRGYDSDHERVVGDVGKAGVAIDSVEDMKILFDQIPLDKISVSMTMNGAVLPVLAFYIVAAEEQGVPPEALSGTIQNDILKEFMVRNTFIYPPESSIHIIGDIFRYTSAYMPKFNSISISGYHMQEAGATADIELAYTLADGWEYLRTGIKAGLNIDAFAPRLSFFWAIGMDHFMEIAKMRAGRMLWAKIVQTFHPQNPKSLALRTHSQTSGWSLTAQDPFNNVARTCIEAMASAMGHTQSLHTNALDEAIALPTDFSARIARNTQLYLQLETEICKTVDPWGGSYYVEYLTDRLARKAWDLIQEVEALGGMTKAIEAGIPKLRIEEAAARKQARIDGGMDVIVGINRYRPEKEEDDLEVLVVDNTSVRASQIERLNRIKATRNELDVKTALHKITECAKTGEGNLLALAVNAARLRATLGEISDALEVVFGRFKPQIRSVSGVFAKEMANDALFQQALTLSDEFAATEGRRPRIMVAKLGQDGHDRGAKVIATSFADLGFDVDIGPLFQTPIEAARQAVENDVHVLGVSSLAGAHNTLVPQVVEALKKLGRPDILVTVGGVIPPQDEPTLLAAGASFVFGPGTVIARAAIAILEELAKPITVVA; via the coding sequence ATGAGACCAAATTTCTCAACATTGGCTTATAAACCCGTTGTTGTTGACTATTCAGGCACAACCGAACAGGCAGAAACGCCAGAAGGTATTCAAATAAAGGCTGCTTTTGGGCCAGAAGACCTGCAAAACCTTAAACATCTTGAATTTGCGGCGGGTATCCCACCTTACTTACGTGGGCCTTATGCCACCATGTACGTAAACCAGCCTTGGACTATCCGCCAATACGCCGGATTTTCAACGGCAGAAGAATCTAATGCTTTTTATCGCCGGAACCTTGCCGCCGGCCAAAAAGGACTTTCGGTGGCCTTCGATTTGGCCACACACCGAGGTTATGACTCAGACCACGAACGGGTTGTGGGCGACGTCGGGAAAGCAGGCGTGGCCATTGATTCGGTGGAAGACATGAAAATCCTCTTTGACCAAATTCCTTTGGATAAAATCTCGGTATCCATGACAATGAATGGAGCCGTATTGCCCGTTTTGGCCTTTTATATTGTCGCTGCGGAGGAGCAAGGTGTTCCACCAGAGGCCCTAAGTGGCACAATCCAAAACGATATTCTGAAGGAATTTATGGTGCGGAATACCTTCATCTATCCACCAGAATCCTCTATACACATTATTGGCGATATTTTTAGATATACATCTGCTTATATGCCAAAGTTTAACTCTATTTCTATTTCAGGGTATCACATGCAGGAGGCTGGCGCAACCGCCGATATTGAGTTGGCCTATACCTTGGCAGATGGGTGGGAGTACTTACGAACGGGCATCAAAGCTGGACTCAATATTGATGCTTTTGCACCGCGTTTGTCCTTTTTCTGGGCGATTGGTATGGATCACTTCATGGAAATTGCCAAAATGCGTGCAGGTAGAATGTTATGGGCTAAAATTGTTCAAACATTTCATCCCCAAAACCCCAAATCCCTTGCATTAAGAACCCATTCCCAAACTTCAGGATGGAGCCTTACGGCACAAGACCCCTTCAACAATGTAGCAAGAACCTGTATCGAGGCAATGGCCTCGGCGATGGGGCACACCCAATCCTTACATACCAATGCCTTAGACGAAGCTATAGCACTTCCGACAGATTTCTCGGCACGTATAGCAAGAAATACTCAACTCTACCTACAATTAGAAACAGAAATTTGCAAGACGGTGGATCCGTGGGGCGGATCGTATTATGTGGAGTACCTCACCGACAGGTTGGCACGGAAGGCGTGGGACTTGATACAGGAGGTGGAGGCATTGGGCGGTATGACAAAAGCCATCGAAGCAGGTATTCCCAAATTGCGCATCGAAGAAGCTGCTGCAAGAAAACAAGCACGGATTGATGGGGGGATGGATGTCATCGTCGGCATAAATCGCTATCGCCCAGAAAAGGAAGAAGACGATTTGGAAGTGCTTGTGGTGGACAATACCTCCGTTCGGGCTTCACAAATTGAGCGGCTGAACCGGATTAAAGCCACGCGCAACGAACTGGACGTAAAAACAGCACTCCATAAAATTACAGAATGTGCAAAAACAGGCGAGGGCAATCTACTTGCACTTGCCGTAAATGCAGCTCGTCTAAGAGCAACCTTGGGCGAAATCTCTGATGCACTCGAAGTGGTTTTTGGTAGATTTAAGCCACAGATTCGCTCTGTATCCGGTGTTTTTGCAAAGGAGATGGCCAACGATGCGCTCTTCCAACAAGCCTTGACGCTTTCCGATGAGTTTGCCGCAACAGAAGGCCGGAGACCGAGAATTATGGTTGCCAAATTAGGCCAAGATGGTCACGATCGTGGAGCAAAGGTGATCGCCACCAGCTTCGCCGACCTTGGTTTCGACGTGGATATTGGCCCGCTCTTCCAAACACCCATCGAGGCCGCACGACAAGCTGTAGAAAACGATGTGCATGTTCTCGGTGTTTCGAGTTTGGCAGGTGCGCACAATACCCTCGTACCACAAGTTGTTGAAGCCCTCAAGAAGTTGGGGCGGCCAGACATTTTGGTGACAGTGGGCGGCGTTATTCCACCACAAGACGAACCTACCTTGCTGGCTGCTGGAGCATCCTTTGTTTTTGGCCCCGGAACGGTTATTGCACGCGCTGCCATTGCAATTTTGGAAGAACTCGCTAAGCCGATAACAGTTGTAGCGTAA
- a CDS encoding CoA ester lyase, which produces MLFMPGTDRNKAEKAAQMDVDTICLDLEDGTALNRKEEARACVKKTLREVAFGDSQVFVRINDLRSPFWQEDLAVFANHLPDGIVIAKTESGTEVEMVASFVQKTERRIGREVGTTKIFAVVESARGLISIREISETVIGYSNVQGLVFGAEDYAGSIAATRTKEGTEVLMARSTVIAYAKAFSLEAIDTIYANYSDLSGLRAETEAIKELGFTGKLAVHPNQVPIIQAVFQPTDQEAGAAKALIEAYEVHQKEGVGVFTWEGKMVDSPNIVQAKNIIRLVNKK; this is translated from the coding sequence ATGCTCTTCATGCCGGGAACCGATCGCAACAAAGCGGAGAAGGCGGCACAAATGGACGTTGATACCATTTGTTTGGATCTAGAGGATGGTACGGCCCTTAATAGAAAGGAAGAAGCACGTGCTTGTGTCAAGAAAACGTTGAGGGAGGTCGCTTTTGGTGATAGTCAGGTGTTTGTGCGGATAAACGATCTAAGAAGCCCTTTCTGGCAAGAGGACTTAGCCGTATTCGCGAATCACTTGCCCGATGGAATTGTTATCGCAAAAACGGAGTCTGGCACAGAAGTCGAAATGGTGGCCAGTTTTGTTCAAAAGACAGAGCGTAGAATAGGTCGGGAGGTGGGCACGACCAAGATATTCGCCGTGGTGGAGTCTGCACGCGGCTTAATCTCAATTCGGGAAATATCAGAAACCGTTATTGGGTATTCAAACGTACAAGGACTTGTTTTTGGTGCCGAAGATTATGCAGGAAGTATTGCTGCAACCCGCACAAAGGAAGGGACTGAAGTTCTTATGGCTAGGAGCACGGTCATCGCTTATGCAAAAGCTTTTTCCCTGGAAGCTATAGATACCATTTATGCAAACTATTCAGATCTATCTGGCCTGCGTGCTGAGACGGAAGCCATAAAAGAGCTTGGATTCACTGGAAAACTGGCTGTTCACCCCAATCAAGTTCCCATTATCCAAGCCGTTTTTCAGCCAACAGATCAAGAAGCGGGAGCTGCAAAAGCACTTATTGAGGCATATGAAGTACACCAAAAGGAAGGTGTTGGGGTCTTTACGTGGGAAGGCAAAATGGTTGATTCTCCAAATATTGTTCAGGCGAAAAATATTATAAGATTAGTTAATAAAAAGTGA
- a CDS encoding alpha-L-fucosidase, protein MRILLLSLCLLTACNNLRSPKPFGPIPTKQQLAWQQLEYYAFVHFNMNTFTGVEWGDGREHPEKFNPTHFDAEQWVRIFKAAGMKGVIITAKHHDGFCLWPSAYTTHSVKRSPWRNGSGDVLRELSVAAKKYDLKFGIYLSPWDRNAPEYGDSPMYNEMYMNQIREVLTQYGDVFEFWFDGANGEGPNGKKQVYDWPAFHATVRKYAPNAVMFSDGGPDVRWIGNEAGYAGETNWSLLRGAEVYAGYPKYHELVEGHADGTHWIPGEVDVSIRPGWYYRASEDEKVKSVEKLREIYYDSVGRNANLLLNIPIDTRGLVHPKDSTALMGLRKRLDKDFKTNLAVDASVIGESQRGRKYAARNVLDHDFNSYWTTKNEAKVGQLEVTFRRSVTLDTILLQEYIALGQRVEKFSIEAWINNEWKTVVKGTTIGYKRILRFPEVETQKVRVKIEQARACPLISTIQAFKTN, encoded by the coding sequence ATGCGAATACTACTTTTAAGCCTTTGTTTATTAACGGCTTGTAATAATCTCAGGTCTCCCAAACCCTTTGGACCGATTCCCACCAAACAGCAATTGGCATGGCAACAATTAGAATATTACGCCTTTGTACATTTTAACATGAACACGTTTACGGGCGTTGAATGGGGCGATGGCCGCGAACATCCAGAAAAATTTAACCCAACACATTTTGACGCAGAGCAATGGGTTCGGATTTTTAAAGCGGCGGGCATGAAAGGGGTGATTATCACCGCAAAACACCATGATGGCTTTTGTCTGTGGCCTTCGGCTTATACAACACACTCGGTGAAAAGAAGTCCTTGGCGAAATGGAAGTGGAGACGTTTTGAGGGAATTATCTGTTGCTGCAAAAAAGTATGACCTAAAATTTGGCATCTATCTCTCACCTTGGGATCGAAATGCACCAGAATATGGTGATTCTCCCATGTACAATGAGATGTACATGAACCAAATTAGAGAAGTGTTAACGCAATATGGAGACGTTTTTGAATTCTGGTTCGATGGCGCAAATGGAGAAGGCCCAAATGGCAAAAAACAGGTGTATGATTGGCCAGCATTCCATGCCACTGTCCGAAAGTACGCTCCAAATGCAGTAATGTTCAGCGATGGCGGGCCTGATGTACGGTGGATTGGGAACGAAGCTGGCTATGCCGGAGAAACCAATTGGTCGTTGCTGCGTGGGGCGGAGGTCTATGCTGGCTATCCCAAATACCATGAACTTGTTGAAGGTCATGCCGATGGTACGCATTGGATTCCCGGAGAGGTGGATGTTTCAATTCGTCCGGGTTGGTATTATAGAGCAAGTGAAGATGAAAAGGTGAAGTCTGTAGAAAAGTTGCGTGAAATATACTATGATTCTGTAGGTAGAAATGCAAATCTACTTCTAAATATCCCTATTGATACACGTGGCTTGGTACACCCAAAGGACTCAACGGCGTTAATGGGATTGCGCAAGCGTTTAGATAAAGATTTCAAGACGAACCTTGCAGTTGATGCATCCGTTATTGGGGAGTCACAACGAGGGAGAAAGTATGCCGCAAGGAACGTTCTAGACCATGACTTCAATTCGTATTGGACGACCAAGAACGAGGCTAAAGTTGGGCAACTCGAAGTAACGTTTCGTCGTTCTGTCACCTTAGATACCATATTGTTACAAGAATACATTGCGCTTGGGCAGCGCGTGGAAAAATTTAGCATCGAGGCGTGGATTAATAACGAATGGAAAACCGTCGTAAAAGGTACAACCATCGGCTATAAACGGATCCTAAGATTTCCAGAAGTAGAAACCCAGAAAGTCCGTGTAAAGATCGAGCAAGCGCGGGCATGTCCATTAATTTCTACCATTCAAGCTTTTAAAACCAATTAG
- the rlmN gene encoding 23S rRNA (adenine(2503)-C(2))-methyltransferase RlmN codes for MNKKAIKSLSLIELEELSLSLGQPRFRGKQLFQWLFAKGVSSFDEMSNLPIAFRSALEEAYEIKTLQISQMQTSSLDGTIKCLFRLNSGRAIETVLIPGFDEEGDTTRLTVCVSSQVGCAMGCSFCATGQMGYLQNLHAGEIFDQVFEMNHLAVAKYGRKITNIVFMGMGEPLQNYDQVLRSIHLLTSPEGMGLASRRITLSTVGLAARIKKLADDGAKFNLAISLHAPTATKRSEIMPVNRSLKTDLKALKEAVQYFYQTTKSRITYEYCIFDHFNDGEEDALALAKIVRWAPSKVNLIMFNPVKGVHFEASREQRLNAFIRILVAQGVTVTVRRSKGQDIDAACGQLAIGSQEKTETV; via the coding sequence ATGAATAAAAAAGCTATTAAGTCATTAAGTTTAATCGAATTAGAAGAGCTTTCCCTTTCTCTTGGACAACCACGTTTTAGAGGTAAGCAACTTTTCCAATGGCTGTTTGCGAAAGGTGTTTCATCCTTCGACGAAATGTCAAATCTTCCTATCGCTTTTCGAAGTGCTTTGGAAGAGGCATACGAGATTAAAACATTGCAGATATCCCAAATGCAAACGTCATCCTTAGATGGAACCATTAAGTGTTTATTTCGCCTGAACTCTGGTCGCGCCATAGAGACCGTATTAATTCCGGGCTTTGATGAAGAAGGGGATACTACTCGGCTAACTGTTTGTGTCTCCAGTCAAGTGGGATGCGCTATGGGGTGTAGTTTTTGTGCCACAGGTCAGATGGGATATTTGCAAAACCTCCATGCTGGTGAAATATTCGACCAAGTTTTTGAAATGAATCACCTTGCAGTAGCAAAGTATGGGCGAAAAATTACCAATATTGTTTTTATGGGAATGGGCGAGCCTCTGCAAAATTATGATCAGGTTCTTAGGTCAATCCACTTGCTCACGTCACCAGAAGGCATGGGCTTAGCGTCACGGCGCATCACGCTCTCAACGGTCGGGTTGGCCGCACGCATCAAAAAATTGGCTGATGATGGCGCCAAATTCAATTTGGCCATTTCGCTACATGCACCAACAGCTACAAAGAGATCGGAGATCATGCCCGTCAACCGTAGTCTAAAAACCGATCTTAAAGCTTTAAAAGAGGCCGTACAGTACTTTTATCAAACCACAAAAAGTAGGATTACGTATGAGTATTGCATTTTTGACCATTTTAATGACGGCGAAGAAGATGCGCTTGCACTCGCAAAAATTGTGCGATGGGCGCCAAGTAAGGTGAATTTGATTATGTTTAATCCCGTAAAAGGAGTCCACTTTGAGGCATCGCGTGAACAACGGCTAAATGCCTTCATCCGCATATTGGTGGCACAAGGGGTAACGGTCACGGTACGCCGCAGCAAAGGACAAGATATTGATGCTGCATGTGGGCAGTTGGCCATCGGATCTCAAGAAAAAACAGAAACGGTATAA